A stretch of the Pseudorasbora parva isolate DD20220531a chromosome 13, ASM2467924v1, whole genome shotgun sequence genome encodes the following:
- the LOC137039155 gene encoding uncharacterized protein isoform X2 produces the protein MMKLLFRVLLMVVILALQKCQELNMDYEGSMDYSGMWALDDVINVPVPNITVPNITVYRQMEDRERDSVIVLCMFDQMAAMRYSWWMQSVDLSVESELNYTKEIVQCSSLESRPCVFMVTVSPPASFTCVHEIHTDEGVKNVSSQTYHYKQSVLYHHEEGVSLFYICYSSSIAVGLFIMTVAVIVTSIRSKDKDSINTTTAVTGNDYMDA, from the exons ATGATGAAGCTCCTTTTTCGGGTCCTTTTGATGGTTGTAATTTTAGCTTTGC AGAAATGTCAGGAGTTGAACATG GACTATGAAGGCTCTATGGACTATTCTGGAATGTGGGCTCTAGATGATGTGATAA ATGTTCCAGTGCCGAACATCACAGTGCCGAACATCACAGTGTACCGACAGATGGAGGATAGAGAGCGTGATAGTGTGATAGTATTGTGCATGTTTGATCAAATGGCTGCAATGAGATATAGTTGGTGGATGCAGTCTGTTGACCTGTCTGTGGAGAGTGAACTAAACTACACCAAGGAAATAGTCCAATGCTCTTCTTTAGAGAGTAGACCTTGTGTGTTTATGGTCACTGTGAGTCCACCTGCTTCCTTCACCTGTGTGCATGAGATTCATACTGATGAAGGAGTCAAGAATGTGAGCAGTCAGACCTACCATTACAAGCAGTCAG TCTTGTATCATCATGAGGAAGGAGTATCTTTATTCTACATCTGCTATTCCTCTTCCATTGCTGTTGGTCTCTTCATCATGACTGTGGCAGTGATCGTGACCAGCATCAGGAGCAAAGATAAAG ACTCCATCAACACCACCACAGCTGTTACAGGCAATGACTACATGGATGCATAA
- the LOC137039155 gene encoding uncharacterized protein isoform X1 produces MMKLLFRVLLMVVILALQKCQELNMDYEGSMDYSGMWALDDVINVPVPNITVPNITVYRQMEDRERDSVIVLCMFDQMAAMRYSWWMQSVDLSVESELNYTKEIVQCSSLESRPCVFMVTVSPPASFTCVHEIHTDEGVKNVSSQTYHYKQSVLYHHEEGVSLFYICYSSSIAVGLFIMTVAVIVTSIRSKDKAPSCSILAAKDALQEAQIQVLVL; encoded by the exons ATGATGAAGCTCCTTTTTCGGGTCCTTTTGATGGTTGTAATTTTAGCTTTGC AGAAATGTCAGGAGTTGAACATG GACTATGAAGGCTCTATGGACTATTCTGGAATGTGGGCTCTAGATGATGTGATAA ATGTTCCAGTGCCGAACATCACAGTGCCGAACATCACAGTGTACCGACAGATGGAGGATAGAGAGCGTGATAGTGTGATAGTATTGTGCATGTTTGATCAAATGGCTGCAATGAGATATAGTTGGTGGATGCAGTCTGTTGACCTGTCTGTGGAGAGTGAACTAAACTACACCAAGGAAATAGTCCAATGCTCTTCTTTAGAGAGTAGACCTTGTGTGTTTATGGTCACTGTGAGTCCACCTGCTTCCTTCACCTGTGTGCATGAGATTCATACTGATGAAGGAGTCAAGAATGTGAGCAGTCAGACCTACCATTACAAGCAGTCAG TCTTGTATCATCATGAGGAAGGAGTATCTTTATTCTACATCTGCTATTCCTCTTCCATTGCTGTTGGTCTCTTCATCATGACTGTGGCAGTGATCGTGACCAGCATCAGGAGCAAAGATAAAG CTCCATCGTGCTCAATTTTGGCTGCTAAAGATGCCTTACAAGAAGCTCAAATACAGGTTTTGGTTTTATGA
- the LOC137039154 gene encoding uncharacterized protein: protein MMKHLFRVPLMVVILALQNAKTELTTEQTIETMESYEDFGYDYDLQDIHYAIKVPVPNITVPNITVYRQMEDRERDSVIVLCMFHQMAAMRYSWWMQTVKLSVESELNYTKEIVQCSSLESRPCVFMVTVSPPASFTCVHEIHTDEGVKNVSSQTYHYKQSVLYHHEEGVSLFYICYSSSIAVGLFIMSVAVIVTSIRSKDKDSINTTAVTGNDYMDA, encoded by the exons ATGATGAAGCACCTTTTTCGGGTCCCTTTGATGGTTGTAATTTTAGCTTTGC AGAATGCAAAGACTGAGTTGACTACTGAACAAACTATAGAGACTATG GAAAGCTATGAAGACTTTGGTTACGATTATGACTTGCAGGATATACACTATGCGATAA AGGTTCCAGTGCCGAACATCACAGTGCCGAACATCACAGTGTACCGACAGATGGAGGATAGAGAGCGTGATAGTGTGATAGTTCTGTGCATGTTTCATCAAATGGCTGCAATGAGATACAGTTGGTGGATGCAGACTGTTAAGCTGTCTGTGGAGAGTGAACTGAACTACACCAAGGAAATAGTCCAATGCTCTTCTTTAGAGAGTAGACCTTGTGTGTTTATGGTCACTGTGAGTCCACCTGCTTCCTTCACCTGTGTGCATGAGATTCATACTGATGAAGGAGTCAAGAATGTGAGCAGTCAGACCTACCATTACAAGCAGTCAG TTTTGTATCATCATGAGGAAGGAGTATCTTTATTCTACATCTGCTATTCCTCCTCCATTGCTGTTGGTCTCTTCATCATGAGTGTGGCAGTGATCGTGACCAGCATCAGGAGCAAAGATAAAG ACTCCATCAACACCACAGCTGTTACAGGCAATGACTACATGGATGCATAA